In Catenulispora sp. MAP5-51, the sequence CCGGCCGAACCGCACACGTGGCGGGCCGAGCTGTCCTGGCGCGGTCAGGCCGGGACGGCGGCGCACATCACCTCGCAGCTGCGGGGCTGGCAGCAGCTGCGTTTCGAGGCCACCGAGGACCGCTCCGACGGGGTCGAGGGCGAGCGCTACTGCTCCACGCCCACGCTCGGCGTCTACCGGGCCGCCACCGGGCAGCACGGCGACATCGTCATCGCCGAGGACCGGCTGCGAGCCGCGCTGGCCCGGGCGCACCGGGGCGAGTCCACGCTGGAGCGCGAGGTCGAGGCGTTGCTCGGCAAGCCCTGGGACGACGAGTTGGAGCCGTTCCGGTACGCGGGCGAGGGGGCGCCGGTGCGGTGGTTGCATCAGGTCGGGTGATGCCCGGCGGATCCGTGCCGGCGGCTTGATCGCGCCGGCGTTCACCCACACGAGTGGTCTTCGCTGACGGATTTCGCGGAGGACTGATCATCGGATCGTGTGATCGGATCACGTGATCGTCCGCATGGCGACAGGCGCGGCGGCGGCGGCGGAGACACGGCAGAAGCGCGGCAGAGGTGCGGTGCGGTCAGCTGAACCGCGCCGTCCGCGCGTCGACCTCGTTCCCGTACTCCGCCGTCAGCGGCCGGTACAGCTCCGGCCGCCGGGCCCGCAGCCAGCGCCGGCCGGTCGCGTCCGGGACCAGATCCAGGTCCAGGTCGGCGGTGACCATGGCGTCGGCGGCGGCCCGGGACTCGGCCAGGATCCGGCCGTAGGGGTCGATGATCATCGCGTTGCCGGTGCGGACCTCGTCGTCGTCCCGGCCCACGCCGTTGCTGAAGAGCACGAACAGCCCATTGTCGTGGGCCCGCGACGGCAGCCAGCGCAGCAGCCACTCCCGGCCGTTCGGGCCGCGGAAGGCCTCCTCGACGGCCGCCGGATCGGTGTGCCGGTTGTCCCAGACGCTCAGCGGGATGGGCTTCATCCCGTGTGGGCTCACCGAGTTCGTGCCGCCGGTCTGGTGCGGGGCCAGCAGGATCTGCGCGCCGAGGAGCGCGGTGGCGCGGACGTTCTCGACCAGGTTGTTGTCGTAGCAGATCAGGACCCCGACCCGGACGTCCCACGGCGTGTCGAACACCGTGTAGCGCCCGCCGGAGGAGATCGCCTCGTGCTCGAAGGCGTGCAGCTTGCGATGGATGTGCACGGTGCCGTCCGGCAGGCAGACGGCGTAGGCGTTGAACAGCCAGCCGTCGCGCTCGGTGAGCAGCCCGAAGCCGATCCCCAGGCCCAACTCGGCGGCCAGGGCGCTGATCCGGGCGACCGCCGGCCCGTCGTCGGGCTCGGCGGCCTCGTGCAGGTAGGCGGCGTCGCGCTTGGTCAGGTGCCAGTAGCCCAGCAGGCACATCTCCGGGAACGCGACGAGCTGCACGCCGTCGGCCGCGGCGGCCCGCGCGAAGTGCTCGACCCGGGCCAGGTTGTACTCCTTGGCGCCGGGACGCGGCTCGAACTGGACGGTGGCGGCGCGAAGCATCATGCGCTCCATGCAAGCGTCGTCGGTTCGATGAGTCCAATGAATGTCGCGGGGCTTTCGATAATCTGAGGGAATGGAAGACCGGTTGGTGCGGGCATTCGTCGCGGTCGCCGAGCACGGCACGTTCGGTGCGGCGGCCCGGGCCCTGGCCGTGACGCAGCCGGCGCTGACCAAGCAGATCCAGGCCCTGGAGGCGCGGATCGGCGGCACGCTGTTCCGGCGCGGACGCCTCGGCGCCCAGCTCACGCCGCTGGGCCGGACCCT encodes:
- a CDS encoding DUF3145 domain-containing protein: MTTSGVLYIHSAPRALCPHIEWAVASVLGVRVSLDWTHQPAEPHTWRAELSWRGQAGTAAHITSQLRGWQQLRFEATEDRSDGVEGERYCSTPTLGVYRAATGQHGDIVIAEDRLRAALARAHRGESTLEREVEALLGKPWDDELEPFRYAGEGAPVRWLHQVG
- a CDS encoding nitrilase family protein → MERMMLRAATVQFEPRPGAKEYNLARVEHFARAAAADGVQLVAFPEMCLLGYWHLTKRDAAYLHEAAEPDDGPAVARISALAAELGLGIGFGLLTERDGWLFNAYAVCLPDGTVHIHRKLHAFEHEAISSGGRYTVFDTPWDVRVGVLICYDNNLVENVRATALLGAQILLAPHQTGGTNSVSPHGMKPIPLSVWDNRHTDPAAVEEAFRGPNGREWLLRWLPSRAHDNGLFVLFSNGVGRDDDEVRTGNAMIIDPYGRILAESRAAADAMVTADLDLDLVPDATGRRWLRARRPELYRPLTAEYGNEVDARTARFS